Genomic window (Neoarius graeffei isolate fNeoGra1 chromosome 13, fNeoGra1.pri, whole genome shotgun sequence):
TTCCAGTTTGAACCCGGATGTATACACGAGCGCGCATCATTCCCCCCCAGACACACACATCTGGATTGATCAATAACCTTAATATGGAACGTGTTTATCATCACGAGTAGTCTccactctgtatgtgtgtgtgtgtgtgtgtgtgtgagtgtgtgtgtgagagagagagatttggcgACTCCAGTGGTGCAGCAGCTACAAGACATATTTTCAGCTTCTACTTTGTTTACCTCTGCCAGCTTTGTTATGTGTTCGTCTCcatgtgattttcgcaagtatgttgatctgtccgtttgctTGTTGGTGCTCTAAcgtcgtcatttcttgaccaatcttcaccaaaatacacaggacaactcacacaaaggcatcattagtttttggtgggtcaaggtcaaaggtcaaggtcaccaaagtcCCAtcgattatctgtagccactttatcctgtcctacagggttgcaggcgagctggagcctatcccagctgactatgggcgagaggcggggtacaccctggacaagtcgccaggttatcgcagggctgacacatagagacaaacaactattcacactcacattcacacctacggtcaatttagagtcaccagttaacctaacctgcatgtctttggactgtgggggaaaccggagcacctggaggaaacccacacagaaatggggagaacatgcaaactccacacagaaaggtcctcgttggCCCCAGGaccttttgctgtgaggcgacagtgctaaccactacaccaccatccatccatccatccatccatccatccatccatccatccatccattatctctagccgctttatcctgttctacagggtcacaggcaagctgaagcctatcccagctgactatgggcgagaggcggggtacaccctggacaagtcgccaggttattgcagggctgacacatagagacaaacaaccattcacactcacattcacacttacggtcaatttagagccaccaattagcctaacctgcatgtctttggactgtgggggaaaccagaggaaacccatgcaaacacaggaagaacatgcaaactccacacagaaaggccctcgctggctactgggctcgaacccaggaccttcttgctgtgaggtgacagtgctaaccactacaccactgtgccgccgtcaccaaggtcaaatcttgtaaaaacacctaaatggccataacttccgtttctttgtgattttcgcaagtatgcacgacttttcattttttgtttgtttccaatGTAATTCAaagagtagtgaatggattttgatgcaaTTTTGAGGGAAGGTGAGCTATGGGCCAAGGAGcatttgattagattttgatgcaactctggatatgtatgtgaatccaggattttttttttttggtctgttcctaacgtaactcaaaaagtagtgaacggattttgattaaatttggtgcACAACTTTACTATTATCCTACAGtacgttcaagtgatttgattttgatgttgataatatgtggcttggcagaggtgtgcactctaccgagtgccccttCTAGTTATGAAATGAGTACTCTGAGAAAGAGATAACACTCAATTAAGCATCCAGATACAAGTATCTGTGGACTACTTGTgagccttttttttcttctttcttttaggGGCAGATGAGGGGTTGATAGAGAGTTTCCCTAAAACTCATACATTCCACTCAGGCCTGTACACATGGAACAAGGAGAAAAAAAGGCACCACTGGAACATCTAAATATATCAAGACCTATCATCATATAACTGTATGTACTGTGTAATACACTGTATGTGTTCTCTTTCTTTGCAGTAACTGAGCTGTTCGTTagtgtgaatgttgagttgtgtgTTGTGTTCTGTGAATATAGCAACATGACGGCGAGGATCTGCTGCACTGCTGTTCATTGAAGATGTACAGTATGTAGTCAGTGTACATTAACATTAATATCATTTATGTATGTTTACTATTTTTGGTAATTACCATTTGTAGTGTCTTGCTGAGCGCATGATTATGTGAAGAGATTTTTTTAACAAAATAAAATGCAAAGTAATGTTATTTTGCTGATTAGAAGGTGGAGTAAGAGTTCATGAAGCACTCTGAGCTATAGTTAGACAAACAATCACCATAATATTACAAactcgaggaacaaaacttgcAGTGAACCATTTAGGAGCAAAAAATGTCTCATAATACCATCTAATATTATGCACAATTTGTCAGCCCCCTTTATACTGttcatcaataaaaacagaatgccttATGACATGGTATCATTTGGCTGGTGAGCCATTCTTAGCAGAGCAGTGCCACTGATTTTGTAATATTTTTTGAGCTGGTAAGATGAGGCTCCAAAgtgttgcttttcttttttttttttaaataaactgtgTGCACTTACACGGAAAGAAGGAATATTGACAAAGAAGTCATAGGCTACTCTTTGATATTAAGATGTATTCTTTGTTAATATTCCTTCTTCCCATGTTTGTGAGGCCTGGGACCCAATGGTATGTGTGGTACATTTCCTTCGCTTAAAAAGACAGTGCATTCGTCCAATCAGTGACAATCCTTGTCAAAAGCACATTCCTACTATTTCCAGTAGAAGTTAATGTTGTGTTTTCTGCTTTGTGGTTGTGTTTTTGGTTTTTGGTGTTTTGTAATTTGCCCTTGTGATTTCCTATTTGTCGTTGTGTTTTGTAATTTGTAGTTGTGATTACCTAGTTGTTGTTGTGTTATGTGCTTTGTTGTTGTGTTTTCCCATTTGTGGTTGTGATTTGCCCTTCAGGGCCACCATACTTACTGGCAACTGTATTGCACACCTTCTTGTTCAACCTTGTAGGTGTACAGTTAGAGAATGCAGTTCATCTTTTCTACAGATAATTTTCTGTGAATAATTTGATGTGTTATTCATCTTCTCGTCCTTCATAaatgtcagggttttttttaaacaagactGTTGTTGCCTGATTATGTTTGTTTGGCAGTGATATTGAGGTGTTTAAAGAACCCAGCAAGCAACTCCATCTGAAACAGTAGTAGCACAGCAACACCTGCAATCATAGCACTACCATGTCAGTGTCATTACTGTTCTGCGAATGGCCCACCAACCAAAAAATACATGATCATTTGCTATTCCTTTTGCATTGATGGAGAATGAGGTGGGCAACAGTCATCTATTGTActaatgcatctcaaacaattagaatatcatgaaaaagttccatttttttggtaatttaattaaaaatggtaaactttcatatattctattcatatattcattacatgtaaagtgaaatatttcaaacctttatttgttttaattttgatgagtatggcttatagctcatgaaaatcagaaatccaatatctcaaattattaaaatacTTCCTAAgaccaatcaaaaaaggatttacaatacagaaaagtcCAACTTCTGAAATTTATGTccttttatacactcaatacttggttggggctcctttaccatgaaatactgcatcaatgtggcatGACATGGAGGCATtcggcctgtggcactgctgaagcccaggttgctttgatagcggccttcagctcatatgtatttttgggtcgagtgtttctcatcttcctgttGATGATACCCCATAGATCCTCTCtgtggttcaggtcaggtgagttggctggccaatcaagcacagtaatatcatggtcagcaaatcatttggtagtagttttggcactgtgggtaggtgctaagtcctgctggaaaagaaaatcgacatctccataaagcttgtcagcaaatGGAAgcctgaagtgctctaaaatttccTGGTAGATGACTGCGCTGACTTTGGAGTTgacaaaacacagtggaccaacaccagcagatgacatggcaccccaaattatcacagactgcagaaacttcacactgaacttcaaacaccttggattctgtgcctctccactcttcctctagactcttggaccttgatttccaaatgaaatgcaaaatttactttcttctgaaaagaggactttggaccactgatcagcagtccagttttttctctccttagcccaggtaagacacttttgacattgtctctggttcaggagtggcttgatattaggaatgtgacagttgtagctcctttcttgaagatgtctgtgtgtggtggctcttgatgcactgataccagcctcagtccactccttgtgaagctctccaaaGTTCTTGAATCAAATTTCTTTGATAATCTTcctaaggctgcagtcatccctgttgcttgtgcaccttttccagccagccttttcagcaatgaccctcTGTGGGttatcctccttgtggagggtgtcgatgattgtcttctggacaactatcaagtcagcagtcttccccatgattgtggttgtgtgtactgaactagaccaagagatacagagTATTTATgctattttactcaaactcaaaatgaaatgaaatactataatattttgagatttttttttgcgctgtaggtcataattatcaaaattaaaatagaaaatgcttgaaacattttagtttacacatcatgagtctagaatatattaaaatttcactttcttaaataactgatggaaaatattgaatttttgcacaatattctaattgtttgagatgcccaAGTATATAGTAGGTTGGTTTACCTGATAAACTGTAGGTAGAAATTAACTGCATTCATACATGCATATGTTTTAAGATGGGACACAATATTTTATATATTAATCTCCCAGCAATatacatttttgtgttttctttaaCACATTTTACTGTCATAAAAGGCTTAGTAGGTGTCCAATAATAACCAGTTGTGTAGAAAACACTAGATCATTTATCGATTTTGTACCAATAACACACACATACTGTGTCTATAAACATTGTATATGACTGATATAGTTTGCGCGCACGCGTGTTTGTGTCTATACAGTATACACATGTATGTACATATTTTAGACCATTATCATGTCATAAAGAATTTTATTGTATTCTCAAGATGCAGCAGATGAGCAGACTTCAAGCATGGACAGGCTCAACCCATCCAGAACATTTGTCTGTAATGCAAAGAGGCAATGTGCAAAACAGCTCCAGGCTCAGTAAAGACACTGAATGGACATATGAGGCCTGGGGGGGTCTGACAAACTGCATTTTAAAGTATAGGACAAGATCCTATCTTATACAGTACACATTTATTACACCCCCCCAGGAAGAGACGCCAAAAGCACAAGAAGCAAGACTCAGTAAAGACACACAAATAGGCAGATCTACACATAAAGAGCACCTTATCATTAAAATCTATATTTAATTTCTCtgttcaaataataataataataataataataataataataatacatatgaATTACTACTAAAAATACTGATGAACAATAACAGTTATTATAAAAACTGAAAGGTATGTTTTGTATGTCAGCTCAGTGAATAGTTGAGTGAATATACCCCGGCATGGAGCCAGGCTGTGCTTTCAGGCTGTACATTTGAAGCATGACAAGCCTCCATTCCTTATTAAACTGCTTTTAATCCCCTCTAATTTAAACTCACTGTACAGGTACATTTTATTCCCCTCCCTACTCATCTGATTTTCTTTCCTCTTTTCAGGTTTATTTCGATATTGTTCAATATCCATCACTCCTTCTTTcttctctctgcctctgtgtgcATCTATTTCTTGTAGTTTCCAAAATGAATAGCCAGGCGGTCACTAACACAGCGGAAAGTTGCGGGCTGAACTTCCCAGTACTGGACAGGATTTCCAAAAAGACTAATTCCATTGTAGAAGCTCTTCTTCATGTGATAGCTTTGAGGGCAGAAGTCATCCACGTTTACTCGGGTTATGTTGTTGGAATGGAGGTACACCACCTGAAAGATTGAATTTAGTTTAGGATTATGGTTAGATTTGTTACTTTTGTTCTGTGTTTGTATAATGGGCTAGGTATTCTTGAGGCAGCTCTCTAGTCCTGCTCCTTTCCTTGCCACACTGAGCTCCCTGTTTCTAACCTTTCCATCTTGCATGACAGATCTGACCTATCCCACATGTGACCTTAgtagctatatttactgtatgcttTTCTCACTTCCTGTACCATCTCCACTCACCTGCAGATACTTCATGTCAGCCAAGCCCTTGGGGACACGGGTCAGCCGGTTGTTTTCTAAATGCAGTTCTCTCAGGTTTGACAAATACGACAGGCTGCCGCTCTCAATATTGCGAATGTTATTATAACCCAGGCCCAGTCTGGCAACAGTGAAAATGCAgaaacatatatacagtacatgtgaGAAGCAGTACAGGATGCCAACAGATTAAGGAAATCAACATGCTGAAATGGAAATCCAGTGAACCTGAATACATGTTTTAGCTTCACCAGACAGGTCATGTAAAAGAATGAATCTTTGAGGCCTGTTGCTCTAAAGTAATTCTAGCAGAGGATATTTCAGCACAATAGGACAACATCCCCTTAAATCCTAGCTGTTTTGGTTTTTATCGGTTTAAAGCGCAACAAATACTCAAAAACTGCATGTTTCCCAATGTTTTTTGTAGGTAAATTAACACTGAATTTCACTGTTTATCATAAAAAATACCCAACTTTAAAGGAAAACTCATAACTTTAAAGGGAACAGTTAATCTGTGCCCTCATTCCTCAGTGTATGTATATGGATTAGAGCATAAGGTGGCACTGTTGCCACAGGGAAGCCCCATGCCCAGTGCTGCAAAAGTTGGGGAGCTAGAGTTTGACTAACCTATACAGTTGCTTGTAGCGCTTCATGTCCTCCAGCTCAATTGCTTGGATCTGGTTATGGTCCAAGTGGAGCTCATGGAGGCTGTCAGGGAGATCTGAGAGAagatagaaaaatcacaaaacaatcagaacagcAAGTGCTGGATATTGTgcacaaatgaatgaaactcagaGCTTGCATGCACTTAACATCTGTAAGCATGTATATTCACCCATTCAGGAAGACAAATATGAACCAGAGAATATCAAAACACATGTGCCTTTGGTTAAttatataaatagaataaataCCTGACTCAGACACTCACCTTTAGGCACACCAGTCAGCTTGGCTTCCGAGATACGCAGGAAATTGAGCCTGAGACCTTTGAAAGCTCCAGGCTCAAAGCCACCATTCTGAATGGGGTTCCCACCCATCTCTGCAAGGAAAATTTTGAAAGATGGTCAAAAATTAGTCAGAGAGTCCACCACAAAACCAACAGTCTCCATCTAAAAAGGGAACTCTTGAGACAAAGTGCAACCACTATTCCATATAACAGTGACAGAGCTCCAGACCTATGCAGTTCATGGTGCCGAGGCCAGAGAAGGCACCTGCAGGCACCTTCTTAATGCGGTTGTCGTGGATGCGCAGCTCAACCAGTGAGGGTGGCAGGTTTTTGGGCACTGCTGTCAGCAGGTTCTTGGAAAAATAAAGCTTTTGTAGGCGCTTTAGAGGTGTGAAGGCCCTCGGATGAACTACAGAGATCTGATTGTTGACCAGTGACAAAGCCTGAcaggacagagagaaacagaaacaAACTAGACATTACAATCCAAAGCTGGGCAAGTAATTTGTGGTTCTCAAAGCTGTATTTGTTATAGGGTTCTTGTAGTTAttcatctgtttgtttgttcacttgaattgaatgggtttaatccaaacctcaataaCTCAAAAACAAGTCAGCTTATGAATAATGTAAACTTGAATTTAACATGTCCTGTGGGTAAAAAGTTCTGGAATAAAAAAAACTCTATGGCTCCAATAAATAACCAGAACGTTACTGTACACAATGAGACTAATTAAAGAGTTGGCTTATGTTGATAAAATAAATTTGTGCATGGGATTTATTTATAGGTAAAGTGGCCCTTGCAAAATGTTTGAGAACCCTTGGAATACAGCACCCTTTCAATGTACAATGTTCAAAAAATGGTGCCATTTAGTACCCTAATCTAGGACCTTTTGGTTGACTGGAGGACCAAAGTCAGAAAAGTTTCCATGTAGAACCCCCCTAGAAAGCTCAAACCCTTTAAAAACAAAAGTATCTTTGAAGAGCAGTTTTGCATGAGGGTATTAAATAAAAGCCATTTTTAATAGTATAGACGTATTTCATGGATTTGCCATGTTAAATATTGAGTTTGGTTGGGGCTGTAAATATCTGAGGAGGAAAAAACGTGCTTGGCTGTGAGTGCGGGACGGAACTAAAATATTCAGTTTGGCAGAAACCCACACTCTCAGAACAGCAGGGGCATTCTGCTGCAGGACAACATGGTCTGTTTCAGCATCCTGTTGGATTGCTTTGTCATCTTTCCTCCCACATATTTTCCCTCCATGTATATAGTATATCTGTACATATAGCACTGTAGTTCATCAGTCTTTCAACCCTCCAGTAAAATTCTTCTTAAAAAATATGCCCCCTCATAATCTGTATTTCAGTGTGAGTCTTGTTAGCCTTGCTTACATAGAGGTCACGGAGGCCTTTGAAGTCATTCTCCTTCAGCTCTGTAATGCGGTTGTTCTGCAGGTCAAGCAGTTTAGTGTCAAGGGGGATGTTTTGAGGGACTGAGGTCAAacctgaacacaaacacaaatTGTATACCTTCTATTTTCCAGCACTTTTGTACATATACAAGTGTGTATACATACTGTATGACTGACAACATAAACATTGTAAACACATGCATAAAACCTCAGTCGAATTCAtaatcatgcacacacacaccattctagtgaggaccttccactgacataattattaatgcagctaaaCATAACCCTAACtttaggaaactttttggctcttttaggTCAGATATAACTCCTTGTGGGAACTTTTGTTTTGATCCCCACCAagatatgcaaacacacacacacacacacacacacacacacacacacacacacacacacacacacacacacacaccatagttAACCATATGCTCTCCAGCTGGTTTAGATTCACAGAAGCTCTTAGGCCAGGGCTTCCTCTGTGTCAGCAAGtgaaagcaaataaataaaaatgaaatgtaaCACCCCAACTTTGACAGCCTCTGTCACACTCAGTGCTGAGATATGAAGCTTAGTGTTCCATGAATCATGAAGCTGTCTGTTTTATATGCAGCAAAGAAATCACACGAACATTAACAGCAGTCAAACTTACTGGCTTTAAATGGGGCTGCACTCAAGACTAAGAGGTAACTATAACACGACTTATGGTAATATTATTGGTGGGTTTTGGCAATGACTAAATTGCAGTAGTTCAATGCAATAAAACCTGCAGCAGGATATTCATGACCCCCAGTAGAGAGGAGTGAATTACACCAGCCCCTCCTTTAGCTCTATTTAACTGCAGTCATTTCCAGtacaataaatgttaaataactCCAGCTTATGACTTTGAGGGGGTCTGAAATACATGAAAGGAAAATTAAATGCCATTCACCTTATTAGAGGCCATTTTATGCCAACAGTTAGACATCATTATGTACTAGCTGGAGAAAATGGTGGCTCATTAATTGGAAGGTTATATGTTTGAATCCCAGAACTGCCAGACAGCCACTCTTGGGCTCTTGATCAAGGCTATTCTATATATGCTGTGCCATTCATCATCATTTAGTCGTGCTATTTGCACGGATATTTGAAACTCTCTCTCCAGCCGTCTCAGTTATTCATTGCCTCAGAGAGGTCTTCAATCCAGCATCCTGCATCTTCACAGAGTTGGCTGATGAAGTTTTTGCCTAAGTTCCAGCCTTAGTGTGGCCATGGGAGGGGTTCCAAAGCAACACATCCCTCACTATTTCTTCTTTGCTCCTCCAGTAGTGACCTGAGAAGCGTATCCTTCTCTCCCGTATGACATGGGAGacatacacagcaaaatccccagtgttgaattaacacccagagtgtttatataggtccaattggacctatataaacactctgggtgttaattcaacactgaggaatttgctgtgtaggatAGATGGCCATACAGTTTTTGTTTAGTGGGGTGCTGCTTCCAGGAGACATTTAATATGGCACAAAGCATTTAAGTGTAGTTGCCGTCCAACTTCTTCTCCAGTCTCTTGGTCAAAGTCTAGGTGGTACTTCCATAGAGTAGAACTGAGGCTACTACAGCATGAAAGAAGTTTTACTTCACTGTGCCATTAATAGGGCTTAACTAATTCATAAAACTGAGATAGCCTTGTTTGCTGGTTGAAAATATTGGGATTGGATTTGTACATTATTTGCAAGTATCTCTCTTTGTTTCTTAGCTGGTTTCCCACCTGCCACTCCAGAAAATCAACACTAAGCCAACCCAGTTTCAAGGGTATCCGACAAATCCCCACAGTCCAGTTGAGTTCCAACCACAACTTAAAACTAAATTATACACCAAGTGCAGTAATCCAACCACAATGTCCCACAAGTCTGCACTCCAAAAGCTGGCTTATATTTTAAATAATTCTGGCACATAATTGGGTAAACTTCTGTTTCAACATCTTTCAGAAACAAGCACAGACAGCATTATGAGGTATAGCTTGTCAAAATATGTGGGATATTCTGAAAACAGATTAAATACACAGTTGggtatttcattcattcatctatctTCAGCAACCACTTTTTTCTGGTCAGGGATGTGGTAGATCCAGagactatcccaggaacactgggaatGTGGGCATACACCCGGAATGGGATGCCACTCTATCACAGGGGACCatgcatacacacattcacatgctcattcacacctagaggaAATTTAACACAGCCAATCCAGATACtggtatgtttttgggaggtgggaggaaaccaaggAACCCAggtgaaacccacacagacacagagacaacAAGCACAGAAACTCTGCCCAGACAGTAGGTCAGGATTGCATTGGGGATCCTGAAGCTGTGAGCTGCTAACACTACCTGCTTCACCCT
Coding sequences:
- the bgnb gene encoding biglycan b, which codes for MCLCSVSFSVMFSYFSLLLLLSVYSLASLSLALPFEQRGFWDFDSDEGGLTVMMRDEEEGSALLPTELPSIEVSVCPFGCQCHLKVVQCSDLGLTSVPQNIPLDTKLLDLQNNRITELKENDFKGLRDLYALSLVNNQISVVHPRAFTPLKRLQKLYFSKNLLTAVPKNLPPSLVELRIHDNRIKKVPAGAFSGLGTMNCIEMGGNPIQNGGFEPGAFKGLRLNFLRISEAKLTGVPKDLPDSLHELHLDHNQIQAIELEDMKRYKQLYRLGLGYNNIRNIESGSLSYLSNLRELHLENNRLTRVPKGLADMKYLQVVYLHSNNITRVNVDDFCPQSYHMKKSFYNGISLFGNPVQYWEVQPATFRCVSDRLAIHFGNYKK